In Topomyia yanbarensis strain Yona2022 unplaced genomic scaffold, ASM3024719v1 HiC_scaffold_52, whole genome shotgun sequence, a single genomic region encodes these proteins:
- the LOC131695770 gene encoding uncharacterized protein LOC131695770, with translation MKMNVAKNFIERVTRLTTDNTTNIQHTIFQHLRRNNYPATLINRLIQRSKNTTHEDASNTAPLTIRNHSQSISTCNHSPTVPPNEQIYRSLPHVPTLSTSIAKMLKPDYPNVKIATKPINTVSKLLPNTKDSVDPLLQSNIIYSLSCDNCTMSYLGMTRNQLRTRLYGHKSNINQYHKLIADGTTDSNEQLISLGEKTALIEHMIQHNHTFDLTKAKIIDRTYRPTALPILEMCHITNTLNTVNHRTDVDGLNTTYAGILHTLRTTNTRRNKASEPDTSNRTLLAHDR, from the coding sequence ATGAAGATGAACGTAGCCAAAAACTTTATCGAAAGAGTAACTCGACTCACTACGGATAATACCACCAACATACAGCATACAATTTTCCAGCATCTCCGCCGTAATAATTACCCCGCCACACTCATAAACAGGCTCATACAACGGTCTAAAAACACCACGCACGAAGATGCCTCCAACACTGCACCATTAACCATAAGAAACCACAGTCAAAGCATATCAACATGCAATCACAGTCCAACAGTCCCACCGAACGAACAGATATATAGATCCCTGCCGCACGTGCCAACACTCAGTACATCCATAGCGAAAATGCTCAAACCAGACTATCCCAATGTAAAAATAGCTACAAAGCCTATCAACACAGTATCAAAACTACTGCCAAACACAAAAGACTCGGTTGACCCATTGCTGCAGTCTAATATCATTTACAGCCTGTCATGCGATAATTGCACAATGAGTTATTTGGGCATGACACGCAACCAGCTTAGAACCAGGCTATATGGCCATAAAAGCAATATTAACCAGTACCACAAACTGATAGCTGATGGTACGACCGACAGCAACGAACAGCTGATCAGTCTCGGAGAGAAGACTGCCCTCATCGAACACATGATACAACACAACCATACCTTCGATCTTACCAAAGCCAAAATTATTGACAGAACCTATCGACCGACGGCTCTCCCGATACTAGAAATGTGCCACATCACGAACACACTCAACACCGTAAATCATCGCACCGATGTGGACGGGCTCAACACAACTTACGCAGGCATTCTACATACACTCAGAACTACCAATACTCGCCGCAATAAAGCTTCCGAACCAGACACAAGTAATAGAACACTTTTGGCCCATGATAGATAG
- the LOC131695772 gene encoding uncharacterized protein LOC131695772: MKMNVAKNFIERVTRLTTDNTTNIQHTIFQHLRRNNYPATLINRLIQRSKNTTHEDASNTAPLTIRNHSQSISTCNHSPTVPPNEQIYRSLPHVPTLSTSISKMLKPDYPNVKIATKPINTVSKLLPNTKDSVDPLLQSNIIYSLSCDNCTMSYLGMTRNQLRTRLYGHKSNINQYHKLIADGTTDSNEQLISLGEKTALIEHMIQHNHTFDLTKAKIIDRTYRPTALPILEMCHITNTLNTVNHRTDVDGLNTTYAGILHTLRTTNTRRNKASEPDTSNRTLLAHDR; the protein is encoded by the coding sequence ATGAAGATGAACGTAGCCAAAAACTTTATCGAAAGAGTAACTCGACTCACTACGGATAATACCACCAACATACAGCATACAATTTTCCAGCATCTCCGCCGTAATAATTACCCCGCCACACTCATAAACAGGCTCATACAACGGTCTAAAAACACCACGCACGAAGATGCCTCCAACACTGCACCATTAACCATAAGAAACCACAGTCAAAGCATATCAACATGCAATCACAGTCCAACAGTCCCACCGAACGAACAGATATATAGATCCCTGCCGCACGTGCCAACACTCAGTACATCCATATCGAAAATGCTCAAACCAGACTATCCCAATGTAAAAATAGCTACAAAGCCTATCAACACAGTATCAAAACTACTGCCAAACACAAAAGACTCGGTTGACCCATTGCTGCAGTCTAATATCATTTACAGCCTGTCATGCGATAATTGCACAATGAGTTATTTGGGCATGACACGCAACCAGCTTAGAACCAGGCTATATGGCCATAAAAGCAATATTAACCAGTACCACAAACTGATAGCTGATGGTACGACCGACAGCAACGAACAGCTGATCAGTCTCGGAGAGAAGACTGCCCTCATCGAACACATGATACAACACAACCATACCTTCGATCTTACCAAAGCCAAAATTATTGACAGAACCTATCGACCGACGGCTCTCCCGATACTAGAAATGTGCCACATCACGAACACACTCAACACCGTAAATCATCGCACCGATGTGGACGGGCTCAACACAACTTACGCAGGCATTCTACATACACTCAGAACTACCAATACTCGCCGCAATAAAGCTTCCGAACCAGACACAAGTAATAGAACACTTTTGGCCCATGATAGATAG